A part of Liolophura sinensis isolate JHLJ2023 chromosome 1, CUHK_Ljap_v2, whole genome shotgun sequence genomic DNA contains:
- the LOC135482089 gene encoding mitogen-activated protein kinase kinase kinase 15-like isoform X3, with translation MKVVYVIDVEGTESSDIDEPTKIISADIAARKTARADILKSCQFAKAQLEQVLFEKLDFGETAVLDLFYNADVVIVDLSVSVQRSPLFYHLGVRESMGMKYNIILLHDTEPELTLSLRLSCNNGSTFLPYKLDGDGVCVVTDSCPPGLRAVPEAGSAEGGPTLHAKLRKALKEVDQDSSAHVKERFLNDLRKARENLKGDDLGKALKALRHRLDDPQLLAFDVILNILISYREIQDYNAMVTLVEELAKIPNNKVADLVTIQHLYAFALNRRNNGGDRDKALAVILRAIDQCETPVPDMICLCGRIYKDKFVESEFQDKESLENAIVKYRQGFDVQPNEYAGINLATLLVISGKQFSKCPELQRIGLILNNLIGKKGSLTSLKDYWDVATFFEISVLAEDYGKAVQAAECMFKLEPPNWYLKSTIGNITLINGFRVQEEDGGVMGKEKQLFLFWMDFFVEATKTDMSDVRFPVLVLEPTKVFLPSYVQINDHTEDNCVRLWHVISDPEDKFGHEWMFPGATIKGVSKYKRDHRAVFLYVEENSDDFHIFFSSELQATRFCDLVTEMISACKQGIDPSDLDLEPIGGLLEYEYDTDEKGGRVVLGRGTYGTVYAARCLKTQIRVAIKEVPEKNIQEVQPLHEEIKLHSRLSHKNIVKYLGSVSEDGYFKIFMEQVPGGSLSQLLRSKWGPLKGNETTIAYYTKQILEGLKYLHDNKIVHRDIKGDNVLVNTYSGVLKISDFGTCKRLSGINPRALTFAGTIQYMAPEVIDKGFRGYGPAADIWSLGCTVVEMASGKPPFIELGSPEAAMFKVGYYKIHPEIPDCMSEKAKQFILRCFEPDSETRASASLLLEDPFIVESLGSKKKKKDKKPPEPANMFLRSTSVPQGNAQMRPPTNLRLPRKRHMRPTRRISSPEDEADSTQTDGSIPELDSPMVHPKTWHKSTTAVPASASISSTKRSKSSASSAGTGSSHSPVSTAELDDQPPTADSLTGREGGLYLLRKESERRVTLVQILSDDKDDICQRWLQFKNSDCHGITDPKLTLEHLKILLEGLKTFIQDRNKVVISEVLAKLKEELDFDMAAIMELQMALYVFQEAVNVSLKHHSIQPHWMFALDTLLRDTIHTAITILSPDLGPHLAPQPPDDDGNTSGFSTDNSLKSQTMLTQYQDSANKELHTQIQQLRDENQRLLRELLEKEKQYGDLLKYSIQCKNQQMEQIRVLSGMRMPITNSTDPHHIEVSPPPDDALTEWLQNAGVDDDCIAKIINEDYTLCDLHDLVTREDLLRLQLRGGVFCRLWRAILDVRQQKFAHNCDNR, from the exons ATGAAAGTAGTGTACGTGATTGATGTGGAAGGAACAGAAAGCTCAGATATCGATGAGCCTACTAAAATCATTTCCGCAGACATCGCGGCACGGAAGACTGCCCGCGCAGATATCCTCAAATCATGCCAGTT TGCAAAAGCACAACTGGAGCAGGTGTTGTTTGAAAAGCTGGACTTTGGAGAGACGGCCGTCCTGGACCTCTTCTACAATGCCGACGTGGTCATCGTGGATCTGTCAGTTAGCGTCCAGCGCTCTCCGCTCTTCTACCACCTGGGAGTGCGCGAGTCCATGGGGATGAAGTACAACATCATCCTGCTACATGACACGGAGCCTGAACTCACGCTCTCTCTCAGG ctgtCCTGTAACAATGGTTCTACATTCTTGCCATATAAACTGGATGGAGACGGGGTATGTGTGGTCACAGACAGCTGCCCCCCAGGACTGAGGGCTGTCCCTGAGGCTGGGAGTGCTGAAGGGGGACCCACATTACACGCCAAACTCCGGAAGGCCCTCAAGGAGGTTGACCAAGACAGCAG CGCCCATGTCAAGGAACGATTTCTCAATGATTTGCGGAAGGCACGGGAAAACCTGAAGGGAGATGACTTAGGAAAG gcaTTAAAGGCATTGCGTCACAGGCTGGACGATCCTCAACTACTGGcttttgatgtgattttgaaTATACTCATTTCATATAGAGAAATACAG GATTACAATGCAATGGTTACCTTAGTGGAAGAATTGGCAAAGATCCCCAATAATAAAGTAGCAGATCTGGTGACAATTCAGCATTTATACGCCTTTGCTCTTAATAG AAGAAACAATGGTGGAGATAGAGACAAAGCTTTGGCCGTGATATTAAGG GCTATAGACCAGTGTGAAACCCCTGTTCCTGACATGATCTGCTTGTGTGGCCGCATCTACAAGGACAAATTTGTCGAGTCAGAATTCCAGGACAAGGAATCGTTGGAAAATGCAATTGTCAA GTATCGTCAGGGTTTTGATGTCCAGCCAAACGAGTATGCAGGAATAAATCTCGCCACTCTTCTAGTCATTTCTGGCAAACAATTCTCAAAATGCCCAGAGTTACAGAGGATAG GATTAATACTAAACAATTTAATTGGGAAGAAAGGAAGTTTGACATCGTTGAAGGATTATTGGGATGTTGCTACCTTCTTTGAAATCAGCGTTCTTGCCGAGGATTATGGGAAGGCAGTACAGGCAGCAGAGTGTATGTTCAAATTAGAGCCCCCAAACTG GTATCTCAAGTCGACCATAGGTAATATCACGCTTATCAACGGATTCCGAGTCCAAGAGGAGGATGGGGGTGTAATGGGAAAGGAGAAACAG CTATTTTTGTTTTGGATGGACTTCTTTGTGGAGGCGACAAAAACAGATATGTCAGATGTCCGCTTTCCT GTGCTTGTTCTAGAACCAACAAAGGTGTTTTTACCAAGCTACGTCCAGATCAATGATCACACAGAAGACAAT TGTGTAAGGTTATGGCATGTGATCTCTGACCCAGAGGACAAATTCGGCCATGAGTGGATGTTCCCAGGTGCCACAATAAAGGGTGTTAG TAAGTACAAGCGTGACCACCGGGCAGTATTTCTCTATGTGGAGGAGAATTCAGATGACTTTCACATCTTCTTCTCATCAGAACTCCAAGCTACTAG atTCTGTGACCTGGTAACTGAGATGATCTCTGCATGCAAACAGGGTATTGACCCATCTGACCTGGACTTGGAGCCTATAGGAGGGTTGCTGGAG taTGAGTATGACACTGATGAGAAGGGAGGGCGTGTGGTGTTGGGTAGAGGAACCTATGGGACAGTGTATGCAGCTCGCTGTTTGAAGACTCAGATCAGAGTGGCCATCAAAGAGGTGCCAgagaaaaatataca aGAAGTTCAACCCCTCCATGAAGAAATCAAACTCCATTCCCGCCTCAGCCACAAAAACATCGTGAAGTATTTAGGATCTGTCAGTGAGGATGGCTATTTCAAGATATTCATGGAGCAAGTCCCAGGAG GAAGCTTATCTCAGTTACTTCGGTCAAAATGGGGGCCACTGAAAGGCAATGAAACCACAATTGCTTACTACACCAAGCAGATTTTGGAAGGCTTGAAATACTTG CATGACAACAAGATTGTCCATCGTGACATTAAGGGAGATAACGTACTAGTGAACACATACAGCGGGGTGTTGAAGATCTCAGACTTTGGTACATGTAAGCGGCTGTCTGGTATCAATCCAAGGGCGCTTACTTTTGcag GCACAATACAGTACATGGCCCCAGAGGTCATAGATAAGGGGTTTAGAGGGTACGGACCAGCG GCTGATATCTGGTCATTGGGCTGCACTGTTGTTGAAATGGCGTCTGGAAAGCCACCTTTCATTGAG CTGGGTAGCCCTGAGGCAGCCATGTTTAAGGTGGGATACTACAAGATCCACCCTGAGATTCCAGACTGCATGTCTGAGAAAGCCAAGCAGTTTATTCTGAG GTGCTTTGAGCCGGATTCAGAGACCAGGGCCTCAGCTAGTCTGTTACTGGAGGATCCGTTCATAGTCGA GTCCCTGGGAtctaaaaagaagaaaaaagacaagaaaCCACCTGAACCAGCTAACATGTTCCTCAGAAGTACCTCAG TTCCTCAAGGCAATGCTCAGATGAGGCCACCAACGAATTTGAGACTTCCTCGGAAACGGCACATGCGACC GACCAGGCGAATATCGTCCCCTGAAGATGAAGCTGATTCTACACAAACGGATGGATCCATACCTGAGCTGGACAG TCCTATGGTTCACCCTAAAACATGGCACAAGTCAACAACTGCTGTTCCGGCCTCTGCTAGCATTTCAAG CACTAAACGCTCAAAATCCAGTGCATCAAG TGCCGGAACAGGATCTTCCCATTCTCCTGTTTCTACAGCTGAACTTGATGACCAGCCGCCAACAGCCGATAGCTTAACAGGTCGCGAAGGAGGACTTTACCTCCTCCGTAAGGAATCTGAGAGGAGAGTTACACTGGTCCAGATACTCTCCGACGATAAGGATGAT atttgtcaGAGATGGCTGCAATTTAAGAATTCAGATTGTCATGGAATTACAGATCCAAAGCTGACTCTG GAGCATTTAAAAATCCTGCTAGAAGGTCTTAAAACTTTTATCCAAGACCGTAACAAAGTGGTCATCTCTGAGGTGCTAG CTAAATTGAAAGAGGAACTAGATTTTGACATGGCAGCAATAATGGAGTTACAGATGGCACTCTATGTGTTCCAGGAAGCT GTGAACGTCTCGTTGAAACATCACAGTATTCAGCCTCACTGGATGTTTGCCCTGGACACGTTGCTACGGGACACTATACATACAGCCATCACCATCCTCTCTCCAG ACTTGGGACCCCACCTTGCCCCCCAGCCACCAGATGACGACGGGAATACATCAGGCTTCTCCACTGACAACTCTCTCAAGTCTCAGACCATGCTGACTCAGTATCAGGACAGTGCTAACAAGGAACTACACACACAGATACAGCAGCTGCGGGATGAGAACCAGAG gTTATTGCGAGAGCTGCTAGAGAAGGAGAAGCAGTATGGGGATCTGTTAAAATACTCCATACAGTGCAAGAACCAGCAGATGGAACAAATCAG GGTTTTAAGCGGGATGAGAATGCCCATCACAAACAGCACAGACCCACATCATATTGAAG TTTCTCCTCCCCCAGATGATGCCTTAACGGAGTGGCTGCAGAATGCGGGCGTTGATGATGACTGTATTGCCAAG ATAATAAATGAAGATTACACCTTGTGTGACCTCCATGACCTTGTGACAAGGGAAGATTTACTAAGGCTGCAGTTAAG GGGTGGTGTCTTTTGTCGCTTGTGGAGAGCCATTCTAGATGTTCGACAGCAAAAATTCGCGCACAATTGTGATAACAGATAG